A region of Micromonospora sp. WMMD882 DNA encodes the following proteins:
- a CDS encoding WYL domain-containing protein, translating into MSRTRTERLVNLVICLLSTRRFLTAAQIAATVPGYEHDPDDVRDHEAFQRKFERDKAELRELGVPLETGTASIFDTEPGYRIAHREYALPDIPLEPDEAAAVGIAARLWQHAGLAAAASSGLAKLRAAGVDVDPQATLGVEPMVTVDPAFAPLTAAARDRRVVGFDYRTAGGDAPTTRRLQPWGVVCWRGRWYVVGHDLDRSATRCFRLSRVVGAVRVTGRPGAYAPPEGIDLISHVARFSGPVERTGRATVLVTPGRAAGLRRWAVESSSGPDGDRLVLPYADVEFLAGQVVGYGPDVRALDPPELRDAVVRRLTEIAARHDEAALSGGAR; encoded by the coding sequence GTGTCGCGGACCCGCACCGAACGCCTGGTCAACCTGGTGATCTGCCTGCTGTCCACCCGCCGGTTCCTCACCGCCGCGCAGATCGCCGCGACCGTGCCCGGCTACGAACACGATCCGGACGACGTCCGGGATCACGAGGCGTTCCAGCGCAAGTTCGAGCGCGACAAGGCCGAGCTGCGGGAGCTGGGCGTCCCGTTGGAGACCGGCACCGCCAGCATCTTCGACACCGAGCCGGGTTACCGCATCGCGCACCGGGAGTACGCGCTTCCCGACATTCCGCTGGAGCCGGACGAGGCCGCCGCGGTGGGCATCGCGGCCCGGTTGTGGCAGCACGCCGGGCTGGCCGCCGCCGCCTCGTCCGGGCTGGCGAAGCTGCGTGCCGCCGGCGTGGACGTGGACCCGCAGGCCACCCTGGGGGTGGAGCCGATGGTCACGGTCGATCCGGCGTTCGCGCCGTTGACGGCCGCGGCCCGGGACCGTCGGGTGGTCGGCTTCGACTACCGGACGGCCGGTGGTGACGCGCCGACCACCCGTCGTCTCCAGCCGTGGGGCGTGGTCTGCTGGCGGGGCCGGTGGTACGTGGTCGGGCACGACCTGGACCGGTCGGCCACCCGCTGTTTCCGGCTGTCCCGGGTGGTCGGCGCGGTGCGGGTCACCGGTCGGCCCGGCGCCTACGCCCCACCCGAGGGGATCGACCTGATCAGTCACGTGGCCCGGTTCTCCGGTCCGGTGGAGCGGACCGGTCGGGCCACCGTCCTGGTCACCCCGGGTCGGGCCGCCGGGCTGCGCCGCTGGGCGGTGGAGAGCAGCAGCGGCCCGGACGGCGACCGGCTGGTCCTGCCGTACGCGGACGTGGAGTTCCTGGCCGGCCAGGTGGTCGGGTACGGGCCGGACGTGCGGGCGCTGGACCCGCCCGAGCTGCGTGACGCGGTGGTCCGGCGGTTGACGGAGATCGCGGCCCGGCACGACGAGGCCGCGTTGAGCGGAGGTGCCCGATGA